From Argiope bruennichi unplaced genomic scaffold, qqArgBrue1.1 scaffold_31, whole genome shotgun sequence, a single genomic window includes:
- the LOC129961534 gene encoding adult-specific cuticular protein ACP-20-like has protein sequence MISQVFILAALAVAAFASLHHEPIHHSQPFKFGYSVKDKHGEQHREEVGDGKNVKGSYGFTDARGIRRQVNYVADHAGFRAQVKTNEPGTANQNPAAVHIISDAPYGHGGYDVLGYAGVGDAGLGYAGLGAAGLGYGYGGLGQAGLGYGYGGLGYGGYGLGNGRLGGLGYARYGF, from the exons ATGATATCTCAg GTTTTCATCTTAGCTGCCTTAGCAGTGGCTGCTTTTGCCAGCTTACATCATGAG ccCATCCACCATTCCCAACCCTTCAAGTTCGGCTACAGCGTAAAAGACAAGCATGGTGAACAACATCGTGAAGAAGTCGGTGATGGCAAGAACGTGAAGGGAAGCTACGGATTCACCGATGCCAGGGGAATCCGCCGACAGGTTAACTACGTAGCTGACCATGCTGGATTCAGAGCTCAGGTCAAGACCAATGAACCCGGAACTGCCAACCAGAACCCAGCAGCCGTCCACATCATTTCTGATGCTCCCTACGGACATGGAGGATATGACGTTCTCGGATACGCCGGAGTTGGAGATGCAGGATTGGGATATGCCGGTCTTGGAGCAGCTGGATTGGGCTACGGATATGGTGGCCTTGGACAGGCTGGCTTAGGATACGGATATGGTGGTCTTGGCTATGGAGGATATGGTCTTGGCAACGGACGCCTTGGAGGTTTAGGATATGCTCGTTAcggattttaa
- the LOC129961535 gene encoding adult-specific rigid cuticular protein 15.5-like, which yields MISQVFLLASLAVAAFASLHYEPIHHPQPFKFGYSVKDKHGEQHREEVGDGKNVKGSYGFTDARGIKRQVNYVADHGGFRAEVKTNEPGTANQNPAAVHIISDAPYGHGGYAGAPVLGYAGVGGYGYGGVGAAGLGYGYGGVGAAGLGYGYGGLGYGYGGLGGYGGLGYGGYGLGNGLLGGLGYARYGF from the exons ATGATCTCTCAG gttTTCCTTTTGGCTTCTTTGGCAGTGGCTGCCTTCGCCAGTCTACATTATGAA CCTATCCACCACCCCCAACCTTTCAAATTCGGCTACAGCGTGAAAGACAAGCATGGTGAACAGCATCGTGAAGAAGTTGGCGATGGCAAGAACGTGAAGGGAAGCTACGGATTCACCGATGCCAGGGGTATCAAGCGACAGGTCAACTACGTTGCCGACCATGGAGGTTTCAGAGCTGAGGTCAAGACCAACGAACCCGGAACCGCCAACCAGAACCCAGCAGCCGTCCACATCATTTCTGATGCTCCCTACGGACACGGAGGATACGCTGGAGCTCCCGTACTTGGATATGCTGGAGTTGGAGGATATGGATATGGAGGTGTTGGAGCAGCCGGTTTGGGATATGGATATGGCGGTGTTGGAGCAGCCGGTTTGGGATATGGATATGGCGGTCTGGGATACGGATATGGTGGTCTTGGAGGATATGGAGGTCTCGGTTATGGAGGATATGGCCTTGGCAACGGGCTCCTCGGTGGCTTGGGATATGCACGATACGGATTTTAG